A genomic stretch from Corvus cornix cornix isolate S_Up_H32 chromosome 9, ASM73873v5, whole genome shotgun sequence includes:
- the TNK2 gene encoding activated CDC42 kinase 1 isoform X2 yields MQAEEGTDWLLELLTELQLQQYFLRIRDELNVTRLSHFEYVKNEDLEKIGMGRPGQRRLWEAVKRRKAMCKRKSWMSKVFSGKRPESELPPQPQSTFRKPPTPPPPEAGGQHSLTCLVRERDLSIFEKLGDGSFGVVRRGEWCTPAGKTLNVAVKCLKTDVLSQPEALDDFIREVNAMHSLDHRNLIRLYGVVLSHPMKMVTELAPLGSLLDRLRKNQGHFLISTLCQYAIQVAKGMAYLESKRFIHRDLAARNILLASNELVKIGDFGLMRALPKNDDHYVMQEHRKVPFAWCAPESLKTRTFSHASDTWMFGVTLWEMFTYGQEPWIGLNGSQILHKIDKEGERLPRPEDCPQDIYNVMLQCWAHKPEDRPTFVALRDFLVEAQPTDMRALQDFEEPDKLHIQMNDIITVIEGRAENYWWRGQNKRTLKVGQFPRNTVTSVAGLSAHDISQPLKNSFIHTGHGDTNPQHCWGFPDKIDELYLGNPMDPPDILGVDPSAARPTQLPGRAKKPCYDPVSEEEEGLPGGLRKLCLKKPGTGKGLRPVKPSARVPGTKVGERQPGRLASEGLASSEVTLIDFGEEVPQGSPSPVGELTAPSLAKLAMEACSLLDKTPPQSPTRALPRPLHPTPVVDWDARPLPPPPAYDDVAQDEDDIEVCSITSPPSRRGKTNYGFVDESERGPALEDNLFLPPKETKQPSMTQTTELFEELQQECMKRLNVPLGPAAPADDKPQIPPRVPIPPRPLRRNEPGRWSGDLSPASGGEEDRPPQIPPRDPLSQPTSRTPSPMALQVGSPQQRAALCSCLSTSPGKPMPTTQSFALDPKYATPKVIQAQGKDCSKGPCILPIVKDGQKVSSTHYYLLPERPAYLDKYEKFFKEAKSPEEVPASRQVTTATVRPMVQQPLPDCKANFSSNNSNPGPKCLVKASCSLQKIVYDGPDVCRPADKIRLVQETVHGVTTEECQAALQNHNWNIQRAIQYLKVEQLFCLGLKSRMECQRVLEMFDWNLAQASSHLLDPYSTTRQKW; encoded by the exons ATGCAGGCGGAGGAGGGCACGGactggctgctggagctgctcactgagctgcagctgcagcagtacTTCCTGCGCATCCGAGACGAGCTCAATGTCACACGCCTCTCCCACTTCGAGTACGTCAAAAATGAGGATCTGGAGAAGATCGGCATGGGACGCCCCG gcCAGCGGCGGCTGTGGGAGGCAGTGAAACGGAGGAAAGCCATGTGCAAGCGGAAATCCTGGATGAGCAAG GTGTTCAGTGGGAAGCGCCCGGAGTCGGAGCTGCCGCCCCAGCCCCAGAGTACCTTCCGCAAGCCCCCCACGCCACCACCCCCTGAAGCTGGGGGCCAACACTCCCTCACCTGCCTTGTGCGGGAGCGGGACCTCTCGATCTTTGAGAAGCTGGGTGACGGCTCCTTTGGTGTCGTGCGTCGCGGCGAGTGGTGCACGCCTGCCGGCAAGACG CTGAATGTGGCAGTGAAGTGCCTCAAGACAGATGTGCTGAGCCAGCCAGAGGCACTGGACGACTTCATCCGGGAGGTGAATGCCATGCACTCCCTGGACCACAGGAACCTCATCCGCCTGTATGGTGTGGTGCTCTCCCACCCCATGAAGATG GTGACAGAGCTGGCCCCACTGGGTTCCCTTCTGGACCGCCTGCGGAAGAACCAGGGCCATTTCCTCATCTCCACCCTGTGCCAGTATGCCATCCAGGTGGCCAAGGGCATGGCCTACCTGGAGTCCAAGCGCTTCATCCACCGCGACCTGGCTGCCCGCAACATCCTGCTGGCCTCCAATGAGCTCGTCAAGATTGGGGACTTCGGACTGATGCGGGCCCTGCCCAAAAATGATGATCACTACGTGATGCAGGAGCATCGCAAGGTCCCCTTTGCCTG GTGTGCTCCTGAGAGCCTGAAGACCCGCACCTTCTCACATGCCAGTGACACCTGGATGTTCGGAGTGACCCTCTGGGAGATGTTCACCTATGGTCAGGAGCCTTGGATCGGCCTCAATGGCAGCCAG ATCCTGCACAAGATAGACAAGGAGGGTGAGCGGCTGCCGCGGCCTGAGGACTGTCCCCAGGACATCTACAACGtcatgctgcagtgctgggcacacaAGCCTGAGGACCGACCCACCTTCGTGGCCTTGCGAGACTTCTTGGTGGAG GCTCAGCCCACCGACATGAGAGCGCTGCAGGACTTTGAGGAGCCAGACAAGCTGCACATCCAGATGAACGACATCATCACGGTCATCGAGGGCAG GGCCGAGAATTACTGGTGGCGGGGTCAGAATAAACGGACCCTAAAAGTTGGCCAATTTCCCCGAAACACGGTGACCTCGGTGGCAGGGCTGTCAGCCCACGACATCAGCCAGCCGCTTAAAAACAGCTTCATCCACACAGGCCATGGAGACACCAACCCGCAGCACTGCTGGGGGTTTCCCGATAAAATTGATGA gCTGTACCTGGGAAATCCCATGGACCCTCCTGACATTTTAGGTGTGGACCCGAGCGCTGCCAGACCTACACAGCTTCCAGGGAGGGCTAAAA AGCCTTGCTACGACCCGGtcagtgaggaggaggagggtcTGCCAGGGGGTCTCCGGAAGCTCTGCCTGAAGAagccaggcacagggaagggtCTGCGACCGGTCAAGCCATCAGCACGAGTACCGGGCACCAAGGTGGGCGAGCGGCAACCCGGACGGCTGGCAAGTGAGGGGCTGGCAAGCAGCGAGGTGACCCTCATTGACTTTGGGGAGGAAGTGCCCCAGGGTAGCCCCTCTCCAGTGGGGGAGCTGACAGCCCCATCGTTAGCCAAGCTGGCCATGGAGGCCTGCTCTTTGCTGGACAAGACCCCACCACAGAGCCCCACGCGGGCTCTTCCTCGGCCTCTCCACCCCACGCCAGTGGTGGACTGGGACGCCCGGCCGTTGCCCCCACCGCCTGCCTATGATGACGTGGCACAGGATGAGGATGATATTGAGGTCTGCTCTATCACTAGCCCTCCAAGCCGGCGGGGCAAGACCAACTATGGCTTTGTGGATGAGAGTGAGCGGGGACCAGCACTGGAGGACAACCTCTTCCTGCCCCCCAAGGAGACCAAACAGCCCAGCATGACGCAGACCACCGAGCTCTTcgaggagctgcagcaggagtgcATGAAGAGGCTCAACGTCCCTCTGGGACCAGCCGCCCCAGCTGACGACAAGCCCCAAATCCCGCCCCGTGTCCCAATCCCACCCCGGCCCCTTCGCCGCAATGAGCCTGGGCGCTGGTCAGGGGACCTTTCCCCAGCTTCGGGGGGCGAGGAAGACCGGCCGCCCCAGATCCCTCCACGGGACCCACTGTCACAGCCCACTTCCCGGACACCCAGCCCCAtggctctgcaggtgggctctccCCAGCAACgtgctgccctctgctcctgcctctccacCTCACCAGGGAAGCCCATGCCCACCACACAGAGCTTTGCCCTTGACCCCAAATACGCCACCCCCAAGGTCATCCAGGCACAGGGCAAGGACTGCTCCAAGGGACCCTGCATCCTGCCTATCGTGAAGGATGGGCAGAAGGTCAGCAGCACTCACTACTACCTGCTGCCCGAGCGCCCTGCCTACCTGGACAAGTATGAGAAGTTTTTCAAGGAGGCTAAAAGCCCTGAGGAGGTGCCAGCATCCCGCCAGGTCACCACAGCCACTGTCCGTCCCATggtgcagcagccactgccagaCTGCAAGGCCAACTTTTCCTCCAACAACAGCAACCCTGGGCCCAAGTGCCTGGTGAAAgcctcctgcagcctccagaAGATCGTTTACGACGGGCCAGATGTTTGCCGTCCTGCTGACAAGATCCGGCTG GTGCAGGAGACGGTGCATGGCGTGACCACCGAGGAGTGtcaggcagccctgcagaaccACAACTGGAACATCCAACGGGCCATCCAGTACCTGAAG GTGGAGCAGCTCTTCTGCCTGGGGCTGAAGTCCCGTATGGAGTGCCAGCGGGTGCTGGAGATGTTCGACTGGAACCTGGCACAGGCTAGCTCCCACCTCCTCGATCCCTACAGCACCACCCGCCAGAA GTGGTGA
- the TNK2 gene encoding activated CDC42 kinase 1 isoform X6, whose translation MQAEEGTDWLLELLTELQLQQYFLRIRDELNVTRLSHFEYVKNEDLEKIGMGRPGQRRLWEAVKRRKAMCKRKSWMSKVFSGKRPESELPPQPQSTFRKPPTPPPPEAGGQHSLTCLVRERDLSIFEKLGDGSFGVVRRGEWCTPAGKTLNVAVKCLKTDVLSQPEALDDFIREVNAMHSLDHRNLIRLYGVVLSHPMKMVTELAPLGSLLDRLRKNQGHFLISTLCQYAIQVAKGMAYLESKRFIHRDLAARNILLASNELVKIGDFGLMRALPKNDDHYVMQEHRKVPFAWCAPESLKTRTFSHASDTWMFGVTLWEMFTYGQEPWIGLNGSQILHKIDKEGERLPRPEDCPQDIYNVMLQCWAHKPEDRPTFVALRDFLVEAQPTDMRALQDFEEPDKLHIQMNDIITVIEGRAENYWWRGQNKRTLKVGQFPRNTVTSVAGLSAHDISQPLKNSFIHTGHGDTNPQHCWGFPDKIDELYLGNPMDPPDILGVDPSAARPTQLPGRAKRQPPPRPPQPTVLLTKPCYDPVSEEEEGLPGGLRKLCLKKPGTGKGLRPVKPSARVPGTKVGERQPGRLASEGLASSEVTLIDFGEEVPQGSPSPVGELTAPSLAKLAMEACSLLDKTPPQSPTRALPRPLHPTPVVDWDARPLPPPPAYDDVAQDEDDIEVCSITSPPSRRGKTNYGFVDESERGPALEDNLFLPPKETKQPSMTQTTELFEELQQECMKRLNVPLGPAAPADDKPQIPPRVPIPPRPLRRNEPGRWSGDLSPASGGEEDRPPQIPPRDPLSQPTSRTPSPMALQVGSPQQRAALCSCLSTSPGKPMPTTQSFALDPKYATPKVIQAQGKDCSKGPCILPIVKDGQKVSSTHYYLLPERPAYLDKYEKFFKEAKSPEEVPASRQVTTATVRPMVQQPLPDCKANFSSNNSNPGPKCLVKASCSLQKIVYDGPDVCRPADKIRLVQETVHGVTTEECQAALQNHNWNIQRAIQYLKVEQLFCLGLKSRMECQRVLEMFDWNLAQASSHLLDPYSTTRQKW comes from the exons ATGCAGGCGGAGGAGGGCACGGactggctgctggagctgctcactgagctgcagctgcagcagtacTTCCTGCGCATCCGAGACGAGCTCAATGTCACACGCCTCTCCCACTTCGAGTACGTCAAAAATGAGGATCTGGAGAAGATCGGCATGGGACGCCCCG gcCAGCGGCGGCTGTGGGAGGCAGTGAAACGGAGGAAAGCCATGTGCAAGCGGAAATCCTGGATGAGCAAG GTGTTCAGTGGGAAGCGCCCGGAGTCGGAGCTGCCGCCCCAGCCCCAGAGTACCTTCCGCAAGCCCCCCACGCCACCACCCCCTGAAGCTGGGGGCCAACACTCCCTCACCTGCCTTGTGCGGGAGCGGGACCTCTCGATCTTTGAGAAGCTGGGTGACGGCTCCTTTGGTGTCGTGCGTCGCGGCGAGTGGTGCACGCCTGCCGGCAAGACG CTGAATGTGGCAGTGAAGTGCCTCAAGACAGATGTGCTGAGCCAGCCAGAGGCACTGGACGACTTCATCCGGGAGGTGAATGCCATGCACTCCCTGGACCACAGGAACCTCATCCGCCTGTATGGTGTGGTGCTCTCCCACCCCATGAAGATG GTGACAGAGCTGGCCCCACTGGGTTCCCTTCTGGACCGCCTGCGGAAGAACCAGGGCCATTTCCTCATCTCCACCCTGTGCCAGTATGCCATCCAGGTGGCCAAGGGCATGGCCTACCTGGAGTCCAAGCGCTTCATCCACCGCGACCTGGCTGCCCGCAACATCCTGCTGGCCTCCAATGAGCTCGTCAAGATTGGGGACTTCGGACTGATGCGGGCCCTGCCCAAAAATGATGATCACTACGTGATGCAGGAGCATCGCAAGGTCCCCTTTGCCTG GTGTGCTCCTGAGAGCCTGAAGACCCGCACCTTCTCACATGCCAGTGACACCTGGATGTTCGGAGTGACCCTCTGGGAGATGTTCACCTATGGTCAGGAGCCTTGGATCGGCCTCAATGGCAGCCAG ATCCTGCACAAGATAGACAAGGAGGGTGAGCGGCTGCCGCGGCCTGAGGACTGTCCCCAGGACATCTACAACGtcatgctgcagtgctgggcacacaAGCCTGAGGACCGACCCACCTTCGTGGCCTTGCGAGACTTCTTGGTGGAG GCTCAGCCCACCGACATGAGAGCGCTGCAGGACTTTGAGGAGCCAGACAAGCTGCACATCCAGATGAACGACATCATCACGGTCATCGAGGGCAG GGCCGAGAATTACTGGTGGCGGGGTCAGAATAAACGGACCCTAAAAGTTGGCCAATTTCCCCGAAACACGGTGACCTCGGTGGCAGGGCTGTCAGCCCACGACATCAGCCAGCCGCTTAAAAACAGCTTCATCCACACAGGCCATGGAGACACCAACCCGCAGCACTGCTGGGGGTTTCCCGATAAAATTGATGA gCTGTACCTGGGAAATCCCATGGACCCTCCTGACATTTTAGGTGTGGACCCGAGCGCTGCCAGACCTACACAGCTTCCAGGGAGGGCTAAAA ggcagcctcctcCACGCCCACCTCAGCCTACCGTCCTGCTCACCA AGCCTTGCTACGACCCGGtcagtgaggaggaggagggtcTGCCAGGGGGTCTCCGGAAGCTCTGCCTGAAGAagccaggcacagggaagggtCTGCGACCGGTCAAGCCATCAGCACGAGTACCGGGCACCAAGGTGGGCGAGCGGCAACCCGGACGGCTGGCAAGTGAGGGGCTGGCAAGCAGCGAGGTGACCCTCATTGACTTTGGGGAGGAAGTGCCCCAGGGTAGCCCCTCTCCAGTGGGGGAGCTGACAGCCCCATCGTTAGCCAAGCTGGCCATGGAGGCCTGCTCTTTGCTGGACAAGACCCCACCACAGAGCCCCACGCGGGCTCTTCCTCGGCCTCTCCACCCCACGCCAGTGGTGGACTGGGACGCCCGGCCGTTGCCCCCACCGCCTGCCTATGATGACGTGGCACAGGATGAGGATGATATTGAGGTCTGCTCTATCACTAGCCCTCCAAGCCGGCGGGGCAAGACCAACTATGGCTTTGTGGATGAGAGTGAGCGGGGACCAGCACTGGAGGACAACCTCTTCCTGCCCCCCAAGGAGACCAAACAGCCCAGCATGACGCAGACCACCGAGCTCTTcgaggagctgcagcaggagtgcATGAAGAGGCTCAACGTCCCTCTGGGACCAGCCGCCCCAGCTGACGACAAGCCCCAAATCCCGCCCCGTGTCCCAATCCCACCCCGGCCCCTTCGCCGCAATGAGCCTGGGCGCTGGTCAGGGGACCTTTCCCCAGCTTCGGGGGGCGAGGAAGACCGGCCGCCCCAGATCCCTCCACGGGACCCACTGTCACAGCCCACTTCCCGGACACCCAGCCCCAtggctctgcaggtgggctctccCCAGCAACgtgctgccctctgctcctgcctctccacCTCACCAGGGAAGCCCATGCCCACCACACAGAGCTTTGCCCTTGACCCCAAATACGCCACCCCCAAGGTCATCCAGGCACAGGGCAAGGACTGCTCCAAGGGACCCTGCATCCTGCCTATCGTGAAGGATGGGCAGAAGGTCAGCAGCACTCACTACTACCTGCTGCCCGAGCGCCCTGCCTACCTGGACAAGTATGAGAAGTTTTTCAAGGAGGCTAAAAGCCCTGAGGAGGTGCCAGCATCCCGCCAGGTCACCACAGCCACTGTCCGTCCCATggtgcagcagccactgccagaCTGCAAGGCCAACTTTTCCTCCAACAACAGCAACCCTGGGCCCAAGTGCCTGGTGAAAgcctcctgcagcctccagaAGATCGTTTACGACGGGCCAGATGTTTGCCGTCCTGCTGACAAGATCCGGCTG GTGCAGGAGACGGTGCATGGCGTGACCACCGAGGAGTGtcaggcagccctgcagaaccACAACTGGAACATCCAACGGGCCATCCAGTACCTGAAG GTGGAGCAGCTCTTCTGCCTGGGGCTGAAGTCCCGTATGGAGTGCCAGCGGGTGCTGGAGATGTTCGACTGGAACCTGGCACAGGCTAGCTCCCACCTCCTCGATCCCTACAGCACCACCCGCCAGAA GTGGTGA
- the TNK2 gene encoding activated CDC42 kinase 1 isoform X3, with product MPCAGGQDQTMGPGSGSPEVAVRRNLAPRPPRPPLPQGSPVLRAGPPRPPACSIRPTKQHQVPAPRERLSCSMQAEEGTDWLLELLTELQLQQYFLRIRDELNVTRLSHFEYVKNEDLEKIGMGRPGQRRLWEAVKRRKAMCKRKSWMSKVFSGKRPESELPPQPQSTFRKPPTPPPPEAGGQHSLTCLVRERDLSIFEKLGDGSFGVVRRGEWCTPAGKTLNVAVKCLKTDVLSQPEALDDFIREVNAMHSLDHRNLIRLYGVVLSHPMKMVTELAPLGSLLDRLRKNQGHFLISTLCQYAIQVAKGMAYLESKRFIHRDLAARNILLASNELVKIGDFGLMRALPKNDDHYVMQEHRKVPFAWCAPESLKTRTFSHASDTWMFGVTLWEMFTYGQEPWIGLNGSQILHKIDKEGERLPRPEDCPQDIYNVMLQCWAHKPEDRPTFVALRDFLVEAQPTDMRALQDFEEPDKLHIQMNDIITVIEGRAENYWWRGQNKRTLKVGQFPRNTVTSVAGLSAHDISQPLKNSFIHTGHGDTNPQHCWGFPDKIDELYLGNPMDPPDILGVDPSAARPTQLPGRAKRQPPPRPPQPTVLLTKPCYDPVSEEEEGLPGGLRKLCLKKPGTGKGLRPVKPSARVPGTKVGERQPGRLASEGLASSEVTLIDFGEEVPQGSPSPVGELTAPSLAKLAMEACSLLDKTPPQSPTRALPRPLHPTPVVDWDARPLPPPPAYDDVAQDEDDIEVCSITSPPSRRGKTNYGFVDESERGPALEDNLFLPPKETKQPSMTQTTELFEELQQECMKRLNVPLGPAAPADDKPQIPPRVPIPPRPLRRNEPGRWSGDLSPASGGEEDRPPQIPPRDPLSQPTSRTPSPMALQVGSPQQRAALCSCLSTSPGKPMPTTQSFALDPKYATPKVIQAQGKDCSKGPCILPIVKDGQKVSSTHYYLLPERPAYLDKYEKFFKEAKSPEEVPASRQVTTATVRPMVQQPLPDCKANFSSNNSNPGPKCLVKASCSLQKIVYDGPDVCRPADKIRLVQETVHGVTTEECQAALQNHNWNIQRAIQYLKVEQLFCLGLKSRMECQRVLEMFDWNLAQASSHLLDPYSTTRQKW from the exons aggctgagctgtAGCATGCAGGCGGAGGAGGGCACGGactggctgctggagctgctcactgagctgcagctgcagcagtacTTCCTGCGCATCCGAGACGAGCTCAATGTCACACGCCTCTCCCACTTCGAGTACGTCAAAAATGAGGATCTGGAGAAGATCGGCATGGGACGCCCCG gcCAGCGGCGGCTGTGGGAGGCAGTGAAACGGAGGAAAGCCATGTGCAAGCGGAAATCCTGGATGAGCAAG GTGTTCAGTGGGAAGCGCCCGGAGTCGGAGCTGCCGCCCCAGCCCCAGAGTACCTTCCGCAAGCCCCCCACGCCACCACCCCCTGAAGCTGGGGGCCAACACTCCCTCACCTGCCTTGTGCGGGAGCGGGACCTCTCGATCTTTGAGAAGCTGGGTGACGGCTCCTTTGGTGTCGTGCGTCGCGGCGAGTGGTGCACGCCTGCCGGCAAGACG CTGAATGTGGCAGTGAAGTGCCTCAAGACAGATGTGCTGAGCCAGCCAGAGGCACTGGACGACTTCATCCGGGAGGTGAATGCCATGCACTCCCTGGACCACAGGAACCTCATCCGCCTGTATGGTGTGGTGCTCTCCCACCCCATGAAGATG GTGACAGAGCTGGCCCCACTGGGTTCCCTTCTGGACCGCCTGCGGAAGAACCAGGGCCATTTCCTCATCTCCACCCTGTGCCAGTATGCCATCCAGGTGGCCAAGGGCATGGCCTACCTGGAGTCCAAGCGCTTCATCCACCGCGACCTGGCTGCCCGCAACATCCTGCTGGCCTCCAATGAGCTCGTCAAGATTGGGGACTTCGGACTGATGCGGGCCCTGCCCAAAAATGATGATCACTACGTGATGCAGGAGCATCGCAAGGTCCCCTTTGCCTG GTGTGCTCCTGAGAGCCTGAAGACCCGCACCTTCTCACATGCCAGTGACACCTGGATGTTCGGAGTGACCCTCTGGGAGATGTTCACCTATGGTCAGGAGCCTTGGATCGGCCTCAATGGCAGCCAG ATCCTGCACAAGATAGACAAGGAGGGTGAGCGGCTGCCGCGGCCTGAGGACTGTCCCCAGGACATCTACAACGtcatgctgcagtgctgggcacacaAGCCTGAGGACCGACCCACCTTCGTGGCCTTGCGAGACTTCTTGGTGGAG GCTCAGCCCACCGACATGAGAGCGCTGCAGGACTTTGAGGAGCCAGACAAGCTGCACATCCAGATGAACGACATCATCACGGTCATCGAGGGCAG GGCCGAGAATTACTGGTGGCGGGGTCAGAATAAACGGACCCTAAAAGTTGGCCAATTTCCCCGAAACACGGTGACCTCGGTGGCAGGGCTGTCAGCCCACGACATCAGCCAGCCGCTTAAAAACAGCTTCATCCACACAGGCCATGGAGACACCAACCCGCAGCACTGCTGGGGGTTTCCCGATAAAATTGATGA gCTGTACCTGGGAAATCCCATGGACCCTCCTGACATTTTAGGTGTGGACCCGAGCGCTGCCAGACCTACACAGCTTCCAGGGAGGGCTAAAA ggcagcctcctcCACGCCCACCTCAGCCTACCGTCCTGCTCACCA AGCCTTGCTACGACCCGGtcagtgaggaggaggagggtcTGCCAGGGGGTCTCCGGAAGCTCTGCCTGAAGAagccaggcacagggaagggtCTGCGACCGGTCAAGCCATCAGCACGAGTACCGGGCACCAAGGTGGGCGAGCGGCAACCCGGACGGCTGGCAAGTGAGGGGCTGGCAAGCAGCGAGGTGACCCTCATTGACTTTGGGGAGGAAGTGCCCCAGGGTAGCCCCTCTCCAGTGGGGGAGCTGACAGCCCCATCGTTAGCCAAGCTGGCCATGGAGGCCTGCTCTTTGCTGGACAAGACCCCACCACAGAGCCCCACGCGGGCTCTTCCTCGGCCTCTCCACCCCACGCCAGTGGTGGACTGGGACGCCCGGCCGTTGCCCCCACCGCCTGCCTATGATGACGTGGCACAGGATGAGGATGATATTGAGGTCTGCTCTATCACTAGCCCTCCAAGCCGGCGGGGCAAGACCAACTATGGCTTTGTGGATGAGAGTGAGCGGGGACCAGCACTGGAGGACAACCTCTTCCTGCCCCCCAAGGAGACCAAACAGCCCAGCATGACGCAGACCACCGAGCTCTTcgaggagctgcagcaggagtgcATGAAGAGGCTCAACGTCCCTCTGGGACCAGCCGCCCCAGCTGACGACAAGCCCCAAATCCCGCCCCGTGTCCCAATCCCACCCCGGCCCCTTCGCCGCAATGAGCCTGGGCGCTGGTCAGGGGACCTTTCCCCAGCTTCGGGGGGCGAGGAAGACCGGCCGCCCCAGATCCCTCCACGGGACCCACTGTCACAGCCCACTTCCCGGACACCCAGCCCCAtggctctgcaggtgggctctccCCAGCAACgtgctgccctctgctcctgcctctccacCTCACCAGGGAAGCCCATGCCCACCACACAGAGCTTTGCCCTTGACCCCAAATACGCCACCCCCAAGGTCATCCAGGCACAGGGCAAGGACTGCTCCAAGGGACCCTGCATCCTGCCTATCGTGAAGGATGGGCAGAAGGTCAGCAGCACTCACTACTACCTGCTGCCCGAGCGCCCTGCCTACCTGGACAAGTATGAGAAGTTTTTCAAGGAGGCTAAAAGCCCTGAGGAGGTGCCAGCATCCCGCCAGGTCACCACAGCCACTGTCCGTCCCATggtgcagcagccactgccagaCTGCAAGGCCAACTTTTCCTCCAACAACAGCAACCCTGGGCCCAAGTGCCTGGTGAAAgcctcctgcagcctccagaAGATCGTTTACGACGGGCCAGATGTTTGCCGTCCTGCTGACAAGATCCGGCTG GTGCAGGAGACGGTGCATGGCGTGACCACCGAGGAGTGtcaggcagccctgcagaaccACAACTGGAACATCCAACGGGCCATCCAGTACCTGAAG GTGGAGCAGCTCTTCTGCCTGGGGCTGAAGTCCCGTATGGAGTGCCAGCGGGTGCTGGAGATGTTCGACTGGAACCTGGCACAGGCTAGCTCCCACCTCCTCGATCCCTACAGCACCACCCGCCAGAA GTGGTGA